One Salarias fasciatus chromosome 9, fSalaFa1.1, whole genome shotgun sequence DNA segment encodes these proteins:
- the map3k22 gene encoding mitogen-activated protein kinase kinase kinase 22, whose translation MMTVNMDDGLQNGPGQHRNSQDDEEALNSIMKDLAALGRCYTQQNSHKPKNRTLLYKQDLRVKLEHEREKRIIPFQRPLKIKELLQKVTEAFGQQMDMFFMEKELLLPLKTQEDLDQAVLTLGCSAGTNGLLRILLKTPKNNHYLQVNSRDKQSEMRSSRSLGDLKGSLLKGSERVRKHSTGSLHTGRTSPPPGSVPEEQQQIARQGSYTSIHSEGEFIPETPDQNMLDPFGSADNSLSSSCQSIDQALDSPPFSQNNRDNNYLNLNYEYKGRHGKGGTFPRQFQLPNRSKDYGDRRRTLPRSFMPQENLFQLVPSSRSRSYKGDGSMQYGDLRSLGRTADKSCQRGTSKSPRAPVNWRQGKLLGRGAFGEVYLCYDADTGRELAAKQVPFDPDCQETSKEVNALECEIQLLKNLRHDRIVQYYGCLRDLDQKKLTIFVEFMPGGSIKDQLKAYGALTEKVTKRYTRQILQGVSYLHSNMIVHRDIKGANILRDSSGNVKLGDFGASKRIQTICMSGTGIKSVTGTPYWMSPEVINGEGYGRKADVWSVACTVVEMLTQKPPWAEYEAMAAIFKIATQPTKPLLPEGVSDACRDFLRQVFTEEKWRPTADVLLSHPFVQGGF comes from the exons ATGATGACAGTAAACATGG ATGACGGTCTCCAAAATGGACCCGGCCAGCACAGGAACTCTCAAG ACGATGAGGAGGCGCTTAACTCCATCATGAAGGACCTGGCAGCGTTGGGCCGCTGCTACACCCAACAGAACAGCCACAAGCCCAAGAACCGAACCTTACTCTACAAGCAG GATTTAAGAGTCAAGCTGGagcatgagagagagaaacg aatAATCCCGTTTCAGAGGCCGCTGAAGATcaaagagctgctgcagaaagtgaCCGAGGCCTTTGGCCAGCAGATGGACATGTTCTTCATGGAGAAAGAG ctgctgctgcctctgaagacccaggaggacctggaccaggcgGTGCTGACTCTGGGCTGCAGCGCCGGGACCAACGGCCTGCTCAGGATATTGCTAAAGACGCCCAAAAATAACCAT TACCTACAGGTGAACAGCAGGGACAAGCAAAGCGAGATGCGGTCGTCGCGGTCGCTGGGAGACTTGAAGGGCTCCTTGCTCAAAGGCTCCGAGAGAGTGCGCAAACACTCCACAG GTTCCCTGCACACCGGCCGGACGTCTCCGCCTCCGGGAAGCGTCCccgaggagcagcagcagatcgcTCGCCAGGGCTCGTACACCAGCATCCACAGCGAGGGAGAGTTCATCCCAGAAACCCCCGACCAGAAC ATGCTGGATCCCTTCGGGAGCGCCGACAACTCTCTGTcaagcagctgtcaatcaataGACCAAGCACTGGACAG CCCTCCGTTCTCACAGAACAACCGCGACAATAATTACCTGAACCTCAACTATGAATACAAAG GTCGCCATGGGAAAGGAGGGACTTTCCCACGCCAGTTCCAGTTGCCCAATCGCAGCAAGGATTACGGAGATC gtcgCCGGACGCTACCGCGGAGCTTCATGCCGCAGGAGAACCTCTTCCAGCTGGTTCCCTCCAGCCGCTCGCGCAGTTACAAAGGAGACGGCAGCATGCAGTACGGCGACCTGCGCTCGCTGGGCCGCACGGCCGACAAGAGCTGCCAGCGCGGCACGTCCAAGT CGCCACGGGCGCCAGTCAACTGGCGACAGGGGAAGCTCCTGGGGCGGGGGGCGTTCGGGGAGGTCTACCTCTGCTACGACGCCGACACGGGCCGCGAGCTGGCCGCCAAGCAGGTGCCCTTCGATCCCGACTGTCAAGAAACCAGCAAG gaGGTGAACGCTCTGGAGTGCGAGATCCAGCTGCTGAAAAACCTACGTCACGATCGGATTGTCCAGTACTACGGGTGTCTCCGGGACCTGGATCAGAAGAAGCTCACTATTTTCGTTGAGTTCATGCCCGGG gGTTCAATCAAAGACCAGCTGAAAGCCTACGGCGCCCTGACGGAGAAGGTGACCAAGAGATACACCAGGCAGATCCTCCAAGGAGTCTCCTACCTGCACAGCAACATGATTGTACACAGAGACATCAAAG GTGCTAACATCCTCAGGGACTCCTCGGGGAACGTGAAGCTGGGAGACTTCGGAGCCAGCAAACGCATCCAGACCATCTGCATGTCTGGTACAGGAATCAAGTCCGTCACTGGCACCCCCTACTGGATGAGCCCTGAAGTCATCAACGGGGAGGGATACGGCAGGAAGGCCGACGTATG GAGTGTGGCCTGTACCGTTGTCGAGATGCTGACCCAGAAACCCCCCTGGGCCGAGTATGAGGCCATGGCGGCCATTTTCAAGATCGCCACCCAGCCCACCAAGCCGCTGCTTCCCGAGGGCGTGTCCGACGCGTGCCGGGACTTCCTGCGGCAGGTGTTCACGGAGGAGAAGTGGCGGCCCACCGCCGACGTCCTGCTCAGCCACCCGTTTGTCCAGGGCGGCTTCTGA
- the myd88 gene encoding myeloid differentiation primary response protein MyD88 codes for MAEVDSDLWSVPLIALNMTVRKKLGLHLNPVHTVAADWMSVADSMGFTFLEIKNYEGLRDPTRTLLEDWQARTKEATVGRLLSILSELERKDIVEDLRPLIDEDVRRYRELLKRSAEAPLQVPEVDSCLPRTSEKSGLTTKDDPEGAPETFDAFICYCQSDFGFVHEMIRELEQTDHSLKLCVFDRDVLPGSCVWTITSELIEKRCKRMVVVISDEYLESDECDFQTKFALSLSPGAQSKRLIPVIYKPMTKPFPSILRFLTVCDYTRPCTQAWFWTRLAKALSLP; via the exons ATGGCCGAGGTGGACTCGGATCTGTGGTCGGTCCCTCTGATCGCGCTCAACATGACCGTGAGGAAGAAGCTGGGGCTCCACCTGAACCCCGTCCACACGGTGGCGGCGGACTGGATGTCCGTGGCGGACAGCATGGGCTTCACCTTCCTGGAGATCAAGAACTACGAGGGGCTCCGGGACCCCACCAGGACCCTCCTGGAGGACTGGCAGGCCCGGACCAAAGAGGCCACGGTGGGCCGGCTGCTGTCCATCCTGTCGGAGCTGGAGAGGAAAGACATCGTGGAGGATCTCCGTCCTCTGATCG ATGAGGACGTGAGGAGGTACCGTGAGCTTCTGAAGAGAAGCGCAGAGGCTCCTCTTCAGGTTCCTGAGGTCGACAGCTGCCTGCCTCGCACCTCGGAGAAGTCCGGCCTCACCACCAAGGATGACCCCGAGG GTGCTCCTGAGACGTTTGACGCCTTCATCTGCTACTGCCAGAGTGACTTCGGCTTCGTCCACGAGATGATCCGAGAGCTGGAGCAGACCGACCACAgcctgaagctgtgtgtgttcgACAGAGACGTCCTCCCGGGCTCCTGCGTGTGGACCATCACCAGCGAGCTCATTGAGAAGAG GTGCAAaaggatggtggtggtgatcTCGGATGAATACCTTGAAAGTGACGAATGTGATTTCCAGACAAAGTTTGCTCTCAGCCTCAGTCCAG GAGCTCAAAGTAAACGCCTCATTCCAGTGATCTACAAGCCAATGACAAAGCCCTTCCCCAGCATCTTACGCTTCCTGACCGTGTGTGACTACACGCGGCCTTGCACACAGGCCTGGTTCTGGACTAGACTCGCTAAAGCCCTCTCGCTGCCATAA
- the cry-dash gene encoding cryptochrome DASH, with protein MSTSRTIICLLRNDLRLHDNELFHWAQRNAEYIVPLYCFDPRHYVGTYNFNLPKTGPFRLHFLLNSIKDLRNTLRSKGSNLVVRRGKPEEVVADLIKQLGSVSSVAFHEEVTSEELNVEKRVKEVCARMKVKVHTCWGSTLYHRDDLPFHHISRLPDVYTQFRKAVETQSRVRPVFPTPETLNPLPPGLEEGDIPTAADLEQPEPVADSRSAFPCSGGESPALERLKHYFWDTNLVASYKETRNGLIGVDYSTKFAPWLAMGCISPRYIYHQIQQYERERTANQSTYWVIFELLWRDYFKFVAVKYGNRLFQIKGLQDKHVPWKLDMKLFDAWKEGRTGVPFVDANMRELAMTGFMSNRGRQNVASFLTKDLGLDWRLGAEWFEYLLIDYDVCSNYGNWLYSAGIGNDPRENRKFNMIKQGLDYDNNGDYVRQWVPELQRIRGGDVHTPWALSSAALSHAEVSLGETYPAPVVVAPEWNRHFNKKPSGVGPSARGKKGPSHTPKQHRDRGIDFYFSKSKNL; from the exons atGTCGACCTCCCGTACGATCATCTGTTTACTGAGGAATGACCTGCGCCTGCACGATAACGAG CTTTTTCACTGGGCTCAAAGGAACGCAGAGTACATCGTCCCGCTGTACTGCTTCGACCCCAGACACTATGTGGGAACTTATAACTTCAACCTGCCAAAGACGGGACCGTTCCGCCTTCATTTCTTACTGAACAGTATCAAAGACCTCCGAAACACTCTGCGCAGCAAGGGCAG caATCTTGTGGTGAGGCGGGGTAAACCAGAAGAGGTGGTAGCAGACCTCATCAAGCAGCTGGGCTCCGTCAGCAGCGTGGCTTTCCATGAAGAG GTTACTTCAGAGGAGCTTAATGTGGAGAAAAGGGTAAAGGAAGTGTGCGCGCGGAtgaaggtcaaagttcacaccTGCTGGGGCTCCACGCTGTACCACAGAGATGATCTTCCCTTCCACCACATTTCCAG GCTGCCTGATGTTTACACCCAGTTCAGAAAGGCAGTGGAGACCCAGAGCAGGGTGAGGCCTGTTTTCCCAACGCCAGAGACGCTGAatcctcttcctccaggtctGGAAGAAGGAGATATCCCCACTGCAGCGGACCTGGAACAGCCCG AACCGGTCGCTGACTCCCGCTCGGCCTTCCCCTGCAGTGGTGGGGAGAGTCCCGCTCTGGAAAGGCTCAAACATTATTTCTGGGACACT AATTTAGTTGCGTCTTACAAAGAGACCCGGAACGGCCTGATCGGGGTGGATTATTCCACCAAATTTGCACCTTG GCTTGCGATGGGCTGCATTTCTCCTCGGTATATTTACCATCAGATCCAGCAGTATGAGCGCGAGCGGACAGCGAACCAGAGCACGTACTG GGTCATTTTTGAGCTCTTGTGGAGGGACTACTTCAAGTTTGTAGCTGTTAAATATGGAAACAGACTGTTTCAGATCAAAG GGCTTCAAGACAAACATGTGCCATGGAAGCTGGATATGAAGCTGTTTGACGCCTGGAAAG AGGGACGTACGGGGGTTCCGTTCGTCGACGCCAACATGAGAGAGTTGGCGATGACAGGCTTCATGTCCAACAGGGGGCGGCAAAATGTTGCAAGCTTTCTCACAAAGGACCTGGGCCTGGACTGGAGGCTGGGAGCAGAGTGGTTTGAATACCTGCTG ATCGACTACGATGTCTGCAGTAACTACGGCAACTGGCTCTACAGCGCCGGTATCGGAAATGACCCTCGAGAGAACAGGAAGTTCAACATGATAAAGCAAGGCCTCGACTACGACAACAAT GGGGACTACGTGCGGCAGTGGGTTCCCGAGCTgcagaggatcagaggaggtgACGTGCACACCCCCTGGGCCCTGAGCTCCGCGGCCCTGTCGCACGCCGAGGTGTCGCTCGGCGAGACCTACCCCGCCCCCGTCGTGGTCGCGCCTGAGTGGAACAGACACTTTAACAAGAAACCG AGTGGCGTGGGGCCTTCAGCACGAGGAAAGAAGGGTCCGTCTCACACTCCCAAACAGCACCGGGACAGAGGCATCGACTTCTACTTCTCCAAAAGCAAAAACCTCTGA